Proteins co-encoded in one Pseudomonas fluorescens genomic window:
- a CDS encoding phage terminase large subunit family protein: MSLEMSNGATVYREAYFRGQRPEPDVWIDQWADEYMRIPRDTGAAEPGQYHTSRTPYAREPMRCLSPAHPCKRVVTMVASQLMKTQIALNWIGGLIHMAPSNILTLLPSLGLAKRVSSRIGKTIKATPVLRERVASNRSRDARNTMDTKEFEGGSLYITTAGSAANLAELSARYIYGDEVDRWSVDVGEEGDPVELAETRGSTFGRNAKFYFSSSPTVRGASRIADLFEVSDQRYYYVPCPTCEHMQVLEWERLHYSADFQVVHYQCAGPDCDVLIEERYKGEMLAKGEWRAHTQGDGETIGFNLNALYSPPGWTGWASLAKQFEKAKKAQAKGDLEPMQVFYNTRLAKVWDSAQEQTSADVLKDRARLESYGLGSMPDGVLMLTASVDTQANRLELMVMGWGAGMERWVVDFQVISGDPADERTWVALDELLKARYRHPCGAELMIMATAVDSGGNHTDEVYQFCRMRRWRSVFAIKGASKRGRPVIAQRPSMVDVTWKGLTERHGAELWIVGTDTAKDWIYNRYAFDTGPGALHFANDLPDDFFAQCVAERKVTRYVRGHKRIEWTKGKSERNEALDLLVYNLAMAHYLGINRYQDHDWARIRQAVIQSASGDSGQPVQSERLSRPVETPAAPQAPQPAVKPRPTTAPPQRRSSTSGYLKRR, translated from the coding sequence ATGTCCTTAGAAATGTCGAACGGTGCGACGGTGTACCGCGAAGCGTATTTCCGTGGGCAGCGACCAGAGCCAGATGTCTGGATTGATCAGTGGGCCGACGAGTACATGCGCATTCCGCGCGACACGGGTGCGGCCGAGCCTGGTCAATACCACACTTCGCGCACCCCTTATGCGCGTGAGCCGATGCGCTGTCTGTCACCTGCCCACCCGTGCAAGCGCGTGGTGACCATGGTGGCCTCGCAGTTGATGAAAACGCAGATCGCCTTGAACTGGATCGGCGGGCTGATCCATATGGCACCGTCCAACATCCTCACGTTGTTGCCCAGCCTGGGGTTGGCCAAGCGGGTATCGTCGCGGATTGGTAAAACCATCAAGGCGACGCCGGTGCTTCGTGAGCGCGTGGCGTCCAACCGCTCGCGAGATGCGCGCAACACCATGGACACGAAGGAGTTCGAGGGTGGTTCGCTGTACATCACCACGGCCGGTTCTGCGGCCAACCTGGCGGAGCTTTCCGCACGCTACATCTACGGCGACGAGGTTGATCGCTGGAGTGTCGACGTGGGCGAAGAGGGCGACCCGGTCGAACTGGCCGAGACTCGCGGCAGTACGTTCGGCCGTAACGCAAAATTTTACTTTTCCAGTTCGCCGACGGTCAGGGGGGCGTCCCGGATCGCTGATCTGTTTGAGGTCAGCGATCAGCGTTACTACTACGTGCCGTGCCCAACCTGTGAACACATGCAGGTTCTGGAGTGGGAGCGTTTGCATTACTCGGCGGATTTTCAGGTTGTGCATTACCAGTGTGCCGGCCCCGACTGCGACGTACTGATCGAGGAGCGCTATAAGGGCGAAATGCTGGCGAAAGGGGAGTGGCGAGCACACACCCAAGGCGATGGCGAAACCATTGGTTTTAACTTGAATGCGTTGTACTCGCCGCCCGGATGGACCGGTTGGGCCTCGTTGGCCAAGCAATTCGAGAAGGCTAAAAAGGCTCAGGCCAAAGGCGATCTGGAGCCGATGCAGGTGTTTTATAACACTCGTCTGGCCAAGGTCTGGGATAGCGCTCAGGAGCAAACCTCGGCCGATGTGCTGAAGGATCGGGCGCGGCTGGAAAGCTACGGGCTTGGCTCAATGCCCGACGGCGTGTTGATGCTGACCGCTTCTGTTGACACCCAAGCCAACCGCCTGGAACTGATGGTGATGGGTTGGGGTGCTGGCATGGAGCGCTGGGTGGTCGACTTTCAAGTGATCTCCGGCGACCCTGCCGATGAGCGCACCTGGGTGGCGCTGGATGAGTTACTCAAGGCCCGTTACCGACACCCTTGTGGTGCTGAGCTGATGATCATGGCGACTGCGGTCGACTCCGGTGGTAACCATACGGATGAGGTCTATCAGTTCTGTCGTATGCGCCGCTGGCGCAGCGTGTTCGCCATCAAGGGGGCGAGCAAGCGGGGCCGGCCGGTGATCGCGCAGCGACCTTCGATGGTCGACGTGACATGGAAGGGACTGACTGAACGGCATGGCGCCGAGCTATGGATTGTCGGTACCGACACGGCGAAGGACTGGATCTACAACCGCTATGCATTCGACACCGGCCCGGGAGCGCTGCACTTTGCCAACGACCTGCCGGATGACTTTTTCGCCCAGTGTGTGGCTGAGCGCAAAGTTACCCGTTACGTCAGGGGGCATAAACGCATTGAATGGACCAAGGGCAAGTCCGAGCGCAACGAAGCGCTCGACCTGTTGGTTTACAACCTGGCCATGGCCCATTACCTCGGCATCAATCGCTACCAAGATCACGATTGGGCGAGGATTCGGCAGGCGGTCATCCAGTCGGCTTCGGGCGATAGTGGCCAACCCGTTCAGAGCGAGCGGCTCAGCCGGCCAGTCGAAACACCGGCAGCACCACAGGCGCCGCAACCCGCCGTGAAACCACGTCCGACAACGGCCCCCCCACAACGCCGCAGCTCCACCAGTGGCTACCTGAAGAGACGCTGA
- a CDS encoding tyrosine-type recombinase/integrase — protein MSTAAVKITEAEIKRQVAGTVQDVRDIENKGLYLRFNKARTGGSWYLVLKGKWNPIGTFPELTHKQVVAALPSLRLRLAAGEGASLSKWTAVGELLDWFADRMSRDRNLSTKRKNTGASIIKCHLKPRLGELPLIGIDKAALDTLLMWPLQETVSIDYVRSAFQLLALSFRQAAKLGMITPNPMAAIRFNDFSKAKVGIKPSRLRGVQLEGLLGQLAEVMSTAPLDSMLALMMLCHGTRIGETRMARWSHISLAEREWFIPAENTKTGVEHHLPLTEQVCTLLTRYREGQYARGYEGQCLFPARNGKALGEAQGCAVFRRLGQGDWTSHDLRKVARTGWADLGIDHLIGELLINHAMGHNVKVYIQSDVMSRKRDALEQWHAHLDQKGFAAIHGLTGFRFEDSGNSLQATEHKARKATEETTIGEVSKHAEKASV, from the coding sequence ATGAGTACCGCCGCGGTGAAGATCACCGAAGCTGAGATCAAGCGCCAAGTGGCCGGCACCGTACAGGACGTACGCGACATCGAGAATAAGGGCCTGTACCTGCGCTTCAATAAGGCTCGAACCGGTGGCTCGTGGTACCTGGTGTTGAAGGGCAAGTGGAATCCCATCGGCACGTTCCCCGAGCTGACTCACAAACAGGTTGTAGCGGCGCTGCCGTCGCTTCGGCTGCGTCTGGCCGCCGGGGAGGGTGCGAGCCTGTCGAAGTGGACCGCTGTTGGCGAACTGCTGGACTGGTTCGCTGATCGCATGTCGCGCGATCGCAATCTGTCGACCAAACGCAAAAACACCGGCGCCTCGATCATCAAGTGCCACCTGAAACCGCGCCTCGGCGAGCTGCCCCTGATCGGCATCGACAAGGCCGCTCTCGACACCCTGCTGATGTGGCCGCTGCAGGAGACGGTTTCCATCGACTACGTGCGTTCCGCGTTTCAGCTGTTGGCCTTGTCATTCCGGCAGGCGGCCAAGCTGGGGATGATCACGCCCAACCCGATGGCAGCGATCCGGTTCAACGACTTCTCTAAGGCAAAGGTCGGCATCAAGCCGTCCCGTCTGCGCGGCGTTCAGTTGGAAGGCCTGCTCGGGCAACTGGCCGAAGTCATGAGCACCGCGCCGCTGGATTCGATGCTCGCACTGATGATGCTCTGCCATGGCACGCGGATCGGTGAAACCCGGATGGCGCGCTGGTCGCACATCAGCCTGGCCGAACGCGAATGGTTCATCCCGGCCGAGAATACGAAAACCGGTGTCGAGCATCACCTGCCCCTGACCGAGCAAGTATGCACGCTGCTGACCCGGTATCGAGAAGGCCAATACGCTCGAGGCTATGAGGGCCAGTGCCTGTTCCCGGCACGTAATGGCAAGGCGCTGGGCGAGGCTCAGGGCTGCGCCGTGTTTCGTCGACTGGGGCAGGGCGATTGGACCAGCCACGACCTGCGCAAGGTGGCGCGCACCGGTTGGGCAGACCTTGGCATCGATCACCTGATTGGTGAGCTGCTGATCAACCACGCGATGGGCCACAACGTGAAGGTTTACATCCAGTCGGACGTGATGAGCCGCAAGCGTGATGCCCTCGAGCAGTGGCACGCGCATCTAGATCAGAAAGGCTTTGCAGCGATTCACGGATTGACCGGCTTTAGATTTGAAGATTCCGGTAATTCGCTGCAAGCCACAGAACATAAGGCCCGCAAGGCCACTGAAGAAACAACCATAGGCGAGGTTTCAAAACATGCAGAAAAGGCCAGTGTCTAG
- a CDS encoding nuclease domain-containing protein, giving the protein MRVSSKKLRASANGQECTVRMPGICNHNPETTVLAHLPCGRKGMGMKGFDIVAVYACSACHDVIDGRAAGEIDWQDVPRAIAETYEALIRTGILTVKGAA; this is encoded by the coding sequence ATGCGAGTGAGCTCGAAGAAGCTTCGCGCCTCGGCAAATGGCCAAGAGTGCACCGTCCGGATGCCAGGCATCTGCAATCACAATCCAGAAACGACCGTCCTTGCGCATTTGCCTTGCGGGCGGAAGGGCATGGGCATGAAAGGCTTTGACATCGTGGCGGTGTACGCGTGCTCCGCTTGCCACGACGTGATCGACGGCCGCGCCGCCGGCGAGATCGACTGGCAGGACGTGCCGCGCGCCATCGCCGAAACCTACGAAGCCCTGATCAGGACTGGAATTCTCACCGTTAAGGGGGCCGCATGA
- a CDS encoding antiterminator Q family protein — MMIRKPAGRPLGDTEYLLEQWGWWRMDGMGVPGYTSPTLALMRQAVAQPSASKNYCITDDWAIAIDNAVARLAHRDQQMGDIIWLYYGAKWAMVKVGKHYGISEGKARELARAGAAWVDCAVGEMRTAA, encoded by the coding sequence ATGATGATTCGTAAGCCAGCAGGCCGACCATTGGGGGACACCGAATACCTACTTGAGCAGTGGGGCTGGTGGAGGATGGATGGAATGGGTGTTCCTGGTTACACGTCACCGACTTTAGCGCTGATGCGACAAGCGGTAGCCCAGCCGTCTGCGAGCAAGAACTACTGCATCACGGATGACTGGGCGATTGCTATCGACAATGCAGTTGCCAGGCTCGCACATCGGGATCAACAAATGGGCGATATCATCTGGCTTTATTACGGCGCCAAATGGGCAATGGTAAAAGTCGGTAAGCATTATGGGATCAGTGAGGGTAAGGCGAGGGAGCTGGCTAGGGCAGGGGCGGCTTGGGTGGATTGTGCCGTGGGTGAAATGCGTACAGCAGCCTGA
- a CDS encoding phage head-tail joining protein, whose protein sequence is MSFTKKHLDAVEAAIARGEKTVRYTDRTVEYRTVDELLAARAEIRSSLARDAGPRSRVVRLYHGGKGL, encoded by the coding sequence ATGTCATTTACGAAAAAGCACCTCGACGCGGTTGAGGCGGCCATTGCTCGCGGTGAGAAAACTGTGCGCTACACCGACCGTACCGTGGAATACCGCACGGTCGATGAACTGCTCGCGGCGCGCGCGGAAATACGCTCGTCGCTGGCACGCGACGCCGGGCCACGTTCGCGCGTGGTCCGCCTTTATCACGGGGGCAAGGGACTTTAA
- a CDS encoding replication protein P, producing the protein MKSARDLIAERRTDPTYKPTSDPVVAEVDPSTKAVIDDLFLRLRGACGAWRQSWPTEAVMNASKLEWLGEFMRSGINRMEQIDHGMRVLSASKSAFVPAPGVFVSWCFAPEGLGLPSVEKAYAQGLRNCHPAMRDSAKWMHAAVYHATAAAGFHGLPLLSRELGLASFERHYLAQCRKIWKGEPLGSIPIAELAAPKPDRNPEVGNTALANLRAMRAGRVERV; encoded by the coding sequence ATGAAATCTGCACGCGATCTTATTGCCGAACGGCGAACCGACCCTACCTACAAGCCGACGTCCGACCCAGTAGTGGCCGAGGTTGATCCATCGACCAAAGCTGTCATCGACGATTTGTTCCTGCGTCTTCGCGGTGCCTGTGGCGCATGGCGCCAGTCTTGGCCGACTGAGGCCGTGATGAACGCCTCGAAGCTTGAATGGCTCGGCGAGTTCATGCGCTCCGGGATCAACCGGATGGAGCAAATCGACCACGGCATGCGCGTCCTGAGTGCGAGTAAGTCTGCATTTGTTCCGGCGCCCGGGGTTTTCGTCAGCTGGTGCTTTGCCCCTGAAGGGCTGGGATTGCCGAGCGTCGAAAAGGCGTACGCCCAGGGTCTTCGCAACTGCCATCCCGCTATGCGTGATTCGGCCAAGTGGATGCACGCTGCGGTCTACCACGCTACTGCGGCCGCTGGTTTTCATGGCCTGCCATTGCTCTCGCGTGAACTTGGTTTGGCGAGCTTCGAGCGTCACTACTTGGCCCAGTGCAGGAAGATCTGGAAGGGTGAACCCCTAGGCTCTATCCCTATTGCTGAACTTGCTGCGCCTAAGCCTGATCGCAACCCCGAAGTGGGTAACACCGCTTTGGCCAACTTGCGCGCGATGCGTGCGGGGAGGGTAGAACGTGTGTGA
- a CDS encoding helix-turn-helix domain-containing protein gives MSWALSLPTQVLKDASARHVLLCLANYAGSNGTGAFPSASTLAQDTGLSERTVRYKLDDLEKSGLIKQGNQAIAAVHIDRHDRRPVVYDLQILRGANAAPRSERGANDGTGCNPQQNGVQSTTERGAAAAPNTSINHQVTEQQLQREFSGVVDDQDRQALDALEDPRQRFSMFADWEFSAKQLEDQLRLMCLPISSATDELINSFKGFFIAKPDTRDNAAGWCHRLAKWIKRDRAVKSGDIEEEMDATGDWTAKGVRV, from the coding sequence ATGTCATGGGCGCTGTCTTTGCCCACGCAAGTTCTCAAGGATGCTAGCGCACGGCACGTTCTGCTGTGCCTGGCCAACTATGCCGGATCGAACGGCACTGGCGCGTTTCCGTCAGCTTCCACTCTGGCTCAGGACACCGGTCTATCCGAGCGCACCGTGCGTTACAAGTTAGATGACTTGGAGAAGTCGGGACTGATCAAGCAGGGCAATCAGGCGATTGCTGCTGTTCACATTGATCGCCATGACCGACGCCCAGTCGTTTACGACCTTCAAATATTGCGGGGTGCAAATGCTGCACCCCGTTCGGAACGGGGTGCAAATGACGGCACGGGGTGCAATCCACAACAGAACGGGGTGCAATCTACGACAGAGCGGGGTGCAGCGGCTGCACCCAATACGTCAATTAACCATCAGGTAACCGAACAGCAGCTGCAGCGCGAGTTTTCTGGCGTGGTCGATGATCAGGATCGACAAGCTCTCGATGCTCTCGAAGATCCTCGCCAGCGCTTTTCGATGTTTGCCGACTGGGAGTTCAGCGCTAAACAGTTGGAAGACCAGCTTCGCCTGATGTGCTTGCCGATCTCATCGGCTACCGATGAGTTGATTAACTCGTTCAAAGGTTTCTTCATCGCCAAACCCGATACCCGTGACAACGCCGCCGGCTGGTGCCACCGCCTTGCCAAGTGGATCAAGCGTGATCGCGCAGTGAAGTCCGGCGACATTGAGGAAGAGATGGATGCGACCGGTGACTGGACTGCCAAGGGGGTTCGGGTATGA
- a CDS encoding S24 family peptidase, translating to MKITDRITKLVLSRKPEVGARGFKRDIASTCGVSYEAVRQWFAGDTGNIKNENLIAIAEGYDTTVDWLLSGKGEPPSRKDMVPSKVDSKSSADLVRQMLAKHGNGLSEDARQRIADAVEETAIESKSTNVVTGDFSRPGLVGDEVWIAHYDIRAAMGGGQIAHDFPETFQDVRVSPKHLRELGVEFAEHFHLKMVTGWGQSMEPTIKHRDPLIVDVSIREFVGDGIYLFSWDDHIYIKRLQVADEDHFEMISDNTRHKDRMIRRDLTFIQARVLLVWNANLV from the coding sequence ATGAAAATTACTGATCGGATTACGAAGCTCGTACTTTCGCGAAAGCCGGAAGTTGGAGCGCGTGGCTTCAAAAGGGATATAGCTAGCACCTGCGGTGTGAGCTATGAGGCTGTTCGTCAGTGGTTTGCAGGCGACACAGGCAACATCAAGAATGAAAACCTAATTGCTATTGCTGAGGGTTACGACACCACAGTGGACTGGCTTCTGTCCGGCAAGGGGGAGCCTCCAAGTCGGAAAGATATGGTTCCATCGAAGGTCGATAGCAAATCATCCGCCGACCTCGTCAGGCAGATGCTCGCGAAACATGGCAACGGGCTGTCTGAAGACGCCCGCCAACGCATAGCTGATGCAGTTGAAGAAACCGCAATAGAGTCGAAGTCAACGAATGTGGTTACCGGGGACTTTTCTCGTCCCGGCCTAGTCGGTGACGAGGTGTGGATTGCGCATTACGACATCCGCGCAGCAATGGGTGGTGGCCAGATCGCTCACGACTTTCCGGAAACATTCCAAGACGTCCGAGTCAGCCCCAAGCACTTACGCGAGCTCGGGGTTGAATTTGCTGAGCACTTCCACCTTAAGATGGTGACCGGCTGGGGTCAGTCGATGGAGCCGACGATCAAACACCGCGATCCGCTGATCGTCGACGTCAGCATTCGGGAATTCGTTGGTGATGGGATCTACCTGTTTTCGTGGGATGACCACATTTACATCAAACGGCTGCAAGTCGCCGATGAGGATCACTTCGAAATGATTTCCGATAACACCAGGCACAAGGATCGAATGATCAGACGTGACTTGACTTTCATCCAGGCGCGCGTGCTTCTCGTTTGGAACGCTAACTTAGTTTGA
- a CDS encoding DUF1654 domain-containing protein: MAKGNEGSANGVRQEARGLERLGIRVSEMINHPIAQLQRWVTIHRLDTDGDREWEEVMRLILETDGIDMTFNDDESVTLNWEANAVENRPVAVTEELEELAPF, from the coding sequence ATGGCGAAAGGGAATGAAGGTTCGGCTAACGGAGTACGTCAAGAGGCGAGAGGACTAGAGAGGCTAGGAATTCGAGTTTCCGAAATGATCAACCACCCCATCGCCCAGCTTCAGCGATGGGTGACCATCCATCGCCTGGATACTGACGGAGATCGCGAGTGGGAGGAGGTAATGAGGTTGATATTGGAAACCGACGGCATCGACATGACGTTCAACGACGATGAATCGGTGACATTGAATTGGGAGGCGAACGCCGTGGAAAATCGGCCAGTGGCGGTTACAGAAGAACTTGAGGAGCTGGCTCCTTTCTGA
- a CDS encoding terminase small subunit encodes MAFVTRKEYCELKGWSRQYVGKLVKSQRLVLNAAGKIDVEASERLLAMTSDPSKAGVAARHERNRPKRDDQPPLEIVIADFVDDPSGGVPDFQKSRALREHYLSLQEKNNFLKAQGTLVERKAVEDAAYNAGRLLRDLLLGMAPQLAPELASLSDPWQIEKRLTSALRQTLEDAERLSAADLQQAITPS; translated from the coding sequence ATGGCTTTTGTAACTCGCAAGGAGTACTGCGAGCTGAAGGGGTGGTCTCGGCAGTACGTTGGCAAGCTGGTCAAGAGTCAACGACTGGTTCTGAATGCTGCCGGGAAGATTGATGTAGAGGCCAGCGAGCGGCTTCTGGCCATGACGAGCGACCCGAGCAAGGCCGGCGTCGCCGCTCGACATGAGCGCAATCGTCCGAAACGGGATGATCAGCCACCTCTGGAAATAGTCATCGCAGACTTTGTAGATGACCCCTCTGGTGGGGTACCCGACTTTCAAAAGTCACGCGCGCTTCGTGAGCACTACCTGTCGCTTCAGGAAAAAAACAACTTCCTTAAAGCCCAAGGCACCTTGGTAGAGCGCAAAGCGGTCGAAGATGCGGCCTATAACGCCGGTCGCTTACTGCGCGATCTTTTGCTTGGAATGGCTCCGCAGCTCGCGCCTGAGCTGGCCTCGCTGTCTGATCCATGGCAAATCGAAAAGCGTCTGACGTCGGCTTTACGACAAACACTGGAAGATGCTGAGCGGCTGTCAGCAGCAGATCTACAACAAGCCATTACCCCGAGCTAA
- a CDS encoding phage regulatory CII family protein, with protein sequence MEDFLRACHTTVKESGAEELAGKMCMAHVSLLQRSNPDNAAHHLTIEHLFGILLHTGDMRPLIALADQFGFDLVAREKPAAKPLMAALGLLSAECGDVGRLIFDAAADNHISQHEKAQGEKAILEAIDALQVLRESLKVA encoded by the coding sequence ATGGAGGATTTCTTGAGGGCTTGCCACACCACCGTCAAGGAAAGTGGGGCAGAGGAGTTGGCCGGGAAGATGTGCATGGCACACGTGAGCTTGCTCCAGCGCTCGAACCCGGACAACGCGGCGCATCACCTGACCATTGAACATCTTTTCGGGATTTTGCTGCACACCGGCGATATGCGCCCACTGATAGCGCTCGCTGATCAATTCGGTTTTGACCTAGTGGCTCGTGAGAAGCCGGCTGCCAAGCCGTTGATGGCTGCGCTGGGCCTCCTGTCCGCCGAGTGCGGCGATGTTGGTCGATTGATTTTCGATGCGGCGGCGGACAACCACATCAGCCAGCACGAAAAAGCCCAGGGCGAGAAAGCAATCCTTGAGGCAATCGATGCGCTGCAGGTTCTGCGCGAATCGCTGAAGGTGGCCTGA
- a CDS encoding ATP-dependent nuclease encodes MKIVSVKIENFRSIENAHLTLSDFNILIGQNNTGKTNFFEAIAWFYTGSGLTSDMKYQREAGREIIVSLEFSGAQHGAENMINEANRTKIQNFLSGADNIVVTRQSSEPKKRVVEINGEIKKNPTGFDPALNDFLPKFEYIHTRQYYEEFTKYNQKSAVGIMLSSVIEEILNDDPKYKMFRNTFDDLFNAEDSAVNAHFKALGHSVKSHLEKQFSECSKVYFEVLSPEFSDLLKKFETVVDDGIETYASEKGDGMQRALMLAIIQAYADYRKAREDAGKSFLFFIDEAELHLHPTAQRKLKDVLLELSSTLDQVVISTHSSVFVADSSSRESVFKTEKHDCKTEIFKTDENDKPYIIYELLGGSPADLLLPRNFLIVEGPSELELLTRVIKRHYNNQPSIQIISAEGDTHQAKRSINAISKAYSPMGTSIYNERTIILCDQPTEKARPGFEQFIEGHIDLHRRNQIVVLPFGSLEECYPDEQGWKRSEEQTKGMSGHQKKQLAKTVGDEISKESFESNMPALLDALTKAWNNAF; translated from the coding sequence ATGAAAATCGTAAGCGTTAAAATTGAAAATTTCAGATCTATTGAAAATGCGCATTTGACCCTCTCCGACTTCAATATTTTGATAGGCCAAAACAACACAGGAAAAACCAATTTTTTTGAGGCAATAGCTTGGTTTTATACCGGCTCCGGTCTTACTAGCGATATGAAGTACCAGCGAGAGGCAGGGAGAGAGATCATTGTGAGCTTAGAGTTCTCAGGCGCTCAACATGGCGCCGAGAACATGATAAACGAAGCCAATCGGACAAAAATCCAGAACTTCCTATCTGGCGCAGATAACATAGTCGTTACAAGACAAAGTTCAGAGCCAAAAAAACGCGTAGTGGAAATCAATGGTGAAATCAAAAAAAACCCCACCGGATTTGACCCAGCCCTCAATGATTTCCTCCCTAAGTTTGAGTACATCCACACCCGCCAATATTATGAAGAATTCACAAAATATAACCAAAAAAGCGCTGTTGGAATTATGCTCTCATCTGTCATAGAAGAAATATTAAATGACGACCCAAAATACAAAATGTTTCGCAACACCTTCGACGACCTATTTAACGCCGAAGATTCTGCCGTTAATGCTCATTTCAAGGCTTTGGGACACTCCGTAAAAAGCCATCTCGAAAAGCAGTTCTCCGAGTGCTCCAAGGTTTACTTTGAAGTTCTATCCCCGGAGTTTAGCGATCTATTGAAGAAGTTCGAAACAGTTGTCGATGATGGGATCGAGACCTACGCAAGTGAAAAAGGAGACGGGATGCAGCGAGCATTGATGCTCGCAATCATCCAGGCATATGCCGACTATCGCAAAGCGAGAGAGGACGCGGGAAAATCCTTTTTATTCTTCATTGATGAAGCAGAATTGCACCTCCACCCCACGGCCCAAAGAAAGCTAAAAGATGTTTTATTAGAGCTGAGTTCAACCCTTGATCAAGTTGTGATCAGTACACACTCATCGGTCTTCGTCGCCGACTCAAGCAGTCGCGAGTCAGTATTCAAGACAGAAAAGCATGATTGCAAAACGGAAATCTTTAAAACAGACGAGAATGATAAGCCTTATATAATCTACGAATTACTCGGGGGCAGCCCCGCCGATCTGTTACTACCAAGAAATTTTCTGATTGTAGAAGGACCGAGTGAACTTGAACTTTTGACCCGTGTAATAAAGCGCCACTATAATAATCAACCTTCGATACAGATCATTTCTGCCGAAGGCGATACGCACCAAGCAAAACGTTCCATAAATGCAATATCAAAAGCTTACTCTCCAATGGGCACAAGCATTTACAACGAACGTACGATTATCTTATGCGACCAACCTACTGAAAAAGCAAGACCCGGATTTGAACAATTCATTGAGGGTCATATTGACTTACACCGCAGAAATCAAATAGTTGTACTTCCTTTTGGCAGCCTCGAAGAATGCTACCCCGATGAGCAGGGATGGAAACGAAGTGAAGAGCAAACCAAAGGAATGTCCGGCCACCAGAAAAAGCAACTCGCGAAGACTGTTGGCGATGAAATTTCCAAAGAGTCCTTTGAATCTAATATGCCTGCCTTGTTAGATGCTTTAACGAAGGCGTGGAACAACGCCTTTTAA
- a CDS encoding Cro/CI family transcriptional regulator has protein sequence MNRADAINHFKGIAPLAKALGITYEAVRQWGDEIPELRQYQLELVTNGQLKADKKHSAA, from the coding sequence ATGAACCGTGCCGACGCAATCAATCATTTTAAAGGGATTGCCCCTTTGGCCAAAGCGCTCGGAATTACATACGAGGCAGTCAGGCAATGGGGTGATGAAATTCCCGAGCTTCGTCAGTACCAGCTTGAACTGGTAACGAATGGCCAATTGAAGGCCGACAAAAAGCATTCGGCAGCATAA
- a CDS encoding phage holin family protein has product MSTEQQALADVPLWLLILLSMAGLSGEMLRASGSDLALRQILQRVALRFLASGLLGMATLLLAMALWNNLYLAAGLGIVIAVIGADVAGGLYTRFLAKKAGIQVDE; this is encoded by the coding sequence ATGAGCACCGAGCAACAAGCTCTCGCGGATGTGCCCCTTTGGCTTTTGATCCTGCTGAGCATGGCGGGCCTGTCGGGGGAAATGCTGAGGGCGTCAGGAAGCGACCTTGCTCTTCGGCAAATCCTGCAACGAGTGGCTTTGCGATTTCTCGCATCTGGTCTGCTGGGTATGGCGACGTTGCTGCTAGCGATGGCGCTCTGGAACAACCTCTACCTGGCTGCTGGATTGGGCATCGTCATTGCGGTGATTGGTGCCGATGTAGCCGGTGGTTTGTACACCCGGTTCTTGGCAAAGAAGGCAGGTATTCAAGTCGACGAGTAG